In a genomic window of Glycine max cultivar Williams 82 chromosome 13, Glycine_max_v4.0, whole genome shotgun sequence:
- the LOC100791480 gene encoding uncharacterized protein isoform X2, giving the protein MKVKVMRVASSSSSNGLSVVAKMRRSSSVSLFSVRACHDLPHGPSCIYVGPLHTATQETLEALYSQARDAYYSGEPLILDDMFDRLEEDLSMAIALASLWSLFLALGCSACVSPIFYTVSTAYHRAFDSGLSYGSPSSSGLGLLFVVNSIIFMALGFVIGYPVASASVKVLQGLWRNDLAALKGSCPNCGEEVFAFVRTDKANNSPHRADCHVCECLLEFRTEVEQSALRLGRQWVYGRIYLVRRSRRQREP; this is encoded by the exons aTGAAAGTGAAGGTGATGAGAGTCGcgagcagcagcagcagcaacggGTTGAGCGTGGTAGCCAAAATGAGAAGAAGCAGCAGCGTTTCTTTGTTCTCCGTTCGAGCCTGCCATGATCTCCCTCATGGACCTTCCTGCATCTACGTTGGCCCCCTCCACACCGCAACCCAAGAGACCCTCGAAGCTCTTTACTCTCAG GCACGGGATGCATATTACAGCGGAGAGCCTTTGATTCTTGATGACATGTTTGATAGACTAGAG GAAGATCTGTCAATGGCTATTGCATTAGCAAGCTTATGGTCCCTATTTCTCGCACTTGGCTGTTCAGCGTGTGTTTCGCCCATATTCTACACTGTTAGCACGGCTTATCACAGAGCATTCGACTCAGGATTATCATACGGTAGCCCATCTTCATCGGGACTAGGGCTTCTTTTTGTCGTCAATAGCATTATCTTCATGGCACTGGGTTTCGTCATTGGCTACCCAGTTGCTTCAGCTTcag TTAAGGTACTTCAAGGTTTGTGGAGGAATGATTTAGCGGCACTAAAGGGTTCTTGTCCAAATTGTGGAGAAGAG GTATTTGCATTTGTGAGAACGGACAAGGCTAACAACTCTCCCCATAGAGCAGATTGTCATGTGTGTGAATGCTTATTGGAATTTCGCACCGAAGTTGag CAATCGGCTTTAAGATTAGGGAGACAATGGGTTTATGGGCGTATTTACCTTGTTCGCAGATCCAGACGCCAAAGAGAACCGTAA
- the LOC100791480 gene encoding PGR5-like protein 1B, chloroplastic isoform X1 produces the protein MKVKVMRVASSSSSNGLSVVAKMRRSSSVSLFSVRACHDLPHGPSCIYVGPLHTATQETLEALYSQARDAYYSGEPLILDDMFDRLELKLKWYGSKSVVKYPRCSIRRHSTYADADEDLSMAIALASLWSLFLALGCSACVSPIFYTVSTAYHRAFDSGLSYGSPSSSGLGLLFVVNSIIFMALGFVIGYPVASASVKVLQGLWRNDLAALKGSCPNCGEEVFAFVRTDKANNSPHRADCHVCECLLEFRTEVEQSALRLGRQWVYGRIYLVRRSRRQREP, from the exons aTGAAAGTGAAGGTGATGAGAGTCGcgagcagcagcagcagcaacggGTTGAGCGTGGTAGCCAAAATGAGAAGAAGCAGCAGCGTTTCTTTGTTCTCCGTTCGAGCCTGCCATGATCTCCCTCATGGACCTTCCTGCATCTACGTTGGCCCCCTCCACACCGCAACCCAAGAGACCCTCGAAGCTCTTTACTCTCAG GCACGGGATGCATATTACAGCGGAGAGCCTTTGATTCTTGATGACATGTTTGATAGACTAGAG TTGAAGCTTAAGTGGTATGGTTCTAAGTCAGTTGTCAAGTATCCCAGATGCAGTATCAGAAGGCATTCAACATATGCTGATGCTGAC GAAGATCTGTCAATGGCTATTGCATTAGCAAGCTTATGGTCCCTATTTCTCGCACTTGGCTGTTCAGCGTGTGTTTCGCCCATATTCTACACTGTTAGCACGGCTTATCACAGAGCATTCGACTCAGGATTATCATACGGTAGCCCATCTTCATCGGGACTAGGGCTTCTTTTTGTCGTCAATAGCATTATCTTCATGGCACTGGGTTTCGTCATTGGCTACCCAGTTGCTTCAGCTTcag TTAAGGTACTTCAAGGTTTGTGGAGGAATGATTTAGCGGCACTAAAGGGTTCTTGTCCAAATTGTGGAGAAGAG GTATTTGCATTTGTGAGAACGGACAAGGCTAACAACTCTCCCCATAGAGCAGATTGTCATGTGTGTGAATGCTTATTGGAATTTCGCACCGAAGTTGag CAATCGGCTTTAAGATTAGGGAGACAATGGGTTTATGGGCGTATTTACCTTGTTCGCAGATCCAGACGCCAAAGAGAACCGTAA
- the LOC100792007 gene encoding oxysterol-binding protein-related protein 3C isoform X2, with the protein MGSPEKNENKGFFATMTSGFSMFSSAMHRSVNGMLGHEGVEVINPEGSKEDAEEETQRGRWKPERHGLYLCTLHINEPGSLLTLSLERLMRWLTMVELHFLQNRYIS; encoded by the exons ATGGGTAGCCCCGAGAAGAATGAAAATAAGGGCTTTTTCGCCACCATGACTTCCGGCTTCTCCATGTTCAGCAGCGCCATGCACCGATCTGTCAACGG GATGCTGGGACATGAAGGGGTAGAAGTCATAAATCCGGAGGGTAGTAAAGAGGATGCAGAGGAGGAAACTCAAAGAGGAAGATGGAAACCAGAG CGCCATGGGCTATATCTGTGTACTTTGCATATCAACGAACCAGGAAGCCTTTTAACCCTATCCTTGGAGAGACTTATGAGATGGCTAACCATGGTGGAATTACATTTCTTGCAGAACAGGTACATTTCTTGA
- the LOC100792007 gene encoding oxysterol-binding protein-related protein 3C isoform X1, with the protein MGSPEKNENKGFFATMTSGFSMFSSAMHRSVNGMLGHEGVEVINPEGSKEDAEEETQRGRWKPELLQRHGLYLCTLHINEPGSLLTLSLERLMRWLTMVELHFLQNRYIS; encoded by the exons ATGGGTAGCCCCGAGAAGAATGAAAATAAGGGCTTTTTCGCCACCATGACTTCCGGCTTCTCCATGTTCAGCAGCGCCATGCACCGATCTGTCAACGG GATGCTGGGACATGAAGGGGTAGAAGTCATAAATCCGGAGGGTAGTAAAGAGGATGCAGAGGAGGAAACTCAAAGAGGAAGATGGAAACCAGAG TTATTGCAGCGCCATGGGCTATATCTGTGTACTTTGCATATCAACGAACCAGGAAGCCTTTTAACCCTATCCTTGGAGAGACTTATGAGATGGCTAACCATGGTGGAATTACATTTCTTGCAGAACAGGTACATTTCTTGA